The Punica granatum isolate Tunisia-2019 chromosome 4, ASM765513v2, whole genome shotgun sequence genome has a window encoding:
- the LOC116202219 gene encoding ras-related protein RABC1, with amino-acid sequence MDASSSQPEFDYLFKLLLIGDSGVGKSTLLLSFTSNTFEDLSPTIGVDFKIKYVTVGGKKLKLAIWDTAGQERFRTLTSSYYRGAQGIIMVYDVTRRETFTNLADIWAKEIDLYSTNQDCIKMLVGNKVDKESERVVSKKEGMDFAREYGCLFLECSAKTRVNVEQCYEELVLKILETPSLLAEGSSGVKKNIFKEKQPESAAASGYCCSW; translated from the exons ATGGATGCTTCGTCGAGCCAGCCGGAGTTCGATTACCTGTTCAAGTTGCTACTGATCGGGGACTCTGGAGTTGGGAAGAGCACTCTCTTGTTGAGTTTCACTTCCAACACCTTTGAGGACCTCTCTCCTACTATTG GTGTGGATTTTAAGATAAAGTATGTTACAGTTGGGGGAAAGAAATTGAAGCTTGCGATTTGGGATACAG CTGGACAAGAGAGATTTCGAACCCTGACAAGTTCCTACTATAGGGGAGCTCAAGGAATAATTATGG TGTATGATGTCACAAGGAGAGAAACATTCACAAATCTTGCTGATATATGGGCCAAGGAGATCGATTTGTACTCAACTAATCAGGATTGCATCAAGATGCTTGTCGGCAACAAAGTTGACAAG GAAAGTGAAAGGGTTGTCTCTAAAAAGGAAGGAATGGACTTCGCCCGAGAATATGGGTGCCTTTTCCTGGAATGCAGCGCCAAAACTCGTGTGAATGTGGAGCAATGTTACGAGGAGCTTGTTTTAAAG ATCTTAGAAACTCCGAGCCTTCTGGCGGAGGGCTCTTCGGGTGTGAAGAAGAATATCTTCAAAGAGAAGCAGCCTGAATCTGCTGCCGCCAGTGGCTACTGttgttcttggtga